TTGCCATAAGGCTGAGCATATGGTCAACAAAAGGTATGGACGTGTTAATCGAATAATCCCCCTTTCCGTCCAGATTGATGCTTATTTTGATACTGGTCTCCTTAGTTTTTCTTTCAACCTTTGCTGTTCTCATTCATAACCTCCTTCATGGCTTTAAGAAAAAGTTTATTTTCCTCTGGTGTTCCTACAGTAACCCTCAGACAATTTTCTAAAGCTCCGTTCATGTTTCTTATAAGGATTCCTCTATGCAGAAGTTTTTTATAAACTCTGTCAGCATTATCTACTTTAAATAATATAAAATTCGCCTCTGATGGAAAGGGCTTTACCCCTGGAATAGTTTTGAGATTATTATAAAGGATCTCTCTTTGTTTTTTTATCATTGCTATTTGCCTGTCAATTACATCTTTATGCTGTAGTGCCGCTATTGCTGTTCCTTGAGAAAGCGAGTTTAGATTAAACGGAAGCCTGACCTTGTTTACCTCTGAGATTATTTCCTTATCCGCAATCAAATAGCCAACCCTGAGCCCTGCAAGTCCTATCTTGCTGAGGGTCTTTAAAATAATAAGATTCTTATATTTCTTTAGTCTAAGTAAAAAACCAGCAGAGCTTGAAAATGGCAGATATGCCTCATCAACCACAACAAGGCATGGACTCTCCCTGACAATCTTTAAAATCTTCTCTGAAGAAAAACAGTTTCCTGTGGGGTTGTTTGGAGAACTTAGAAAAATAAGTTTTGGCCTTTGCGCCTTTATAGCTGAAAGGATTTTCTCTAAATCTATATCAAAGTCTTTACAAAGGGGGATTTCGATTTTTCTCTCGCCGAGGGCATGGGCAATAATGCTGTACATGGAAAAAGTTGGTACCGGGTAAAGGACAGGGCCGCCAAATGTAATGATTAAATAATAGAGCAATTCATCCGAGCCATTACCAACGAGGATATTCCCTCTGCTTACCCCTGATAGTTTTGCAAGAATGGCTTTTAGTTCTCTGGCCTCGGGGTCCGGATAGCGATTTGGCTCAATCCGGGTGAGCTCATGTAAAAACTGTTTTCTTAAAGCAGGCATGAGGCCATAGGGGCTTTCATTGGCATCGAGCTTAACCTTGCATAGAATCTCATTTGCTTTATATGCCGATAAAGAACGAATGTTGGGCTTTACAAATTTCTTAATATCCAAACTTTTCTCTTCTGAACTGACAGGAAAGGGGGAAGGTCTTCATTTTAGCTTCTTTATAAACTCCTCCACAGGCATAGCCGCAAGCGTAAGAAGTTGCACGGAGCCCCTTGCGCCGAGTTCTACCGACATACGCATGACCGTCTCATTGTCAGGGGCATCAACTATATTCACAAAATCGTAAGGGCCTAAGACTGCAAACTGCTCCCTCACCTTAACTCCCATTTTTTCCAGTTCCTTGTTAACCTCAAGGATTCTCTGGGGTCTATTCTTTATGGTTTTTCTCCCCTCATCAGTGAGTGTGCTCAGAACAATATAAGTTGCCATAAAATCCTCCTTCTCGCTTATGTCCCCTTCCCTGGATTAATTATTTATACCCTTTTTTCAAGGCCATGTCAAATTTGCAGAAAACTGTTCTGGCGAATATAATTATCCTGATTAAAAAGGAAGGAAATATCAAAAGTTTCATGAAAAAGGGGAGAAAATATGAAACCACAGAAAAAGAATTTCACCACAGAGCACACAGAGAAAGGCATAGAAATTTTTAAGAGAAAGAACTGTGTGGGAGAATAAATAATGCAAATTAAACCACAGAGACACGGAGACACAGAGTTATAAATTGGGAAATGAGAAATAGGAAATGGGAAGTTATGACTTCACTTATTACTTCCTACTTCTCACTTCTCAGTTCATTTTTTTCTCTGTGTCCTCTGTGGTTAAGTTTGTTAGGTCTTTTCTCTGTGGTTAAGTTTTGACAATACTAAAAAGGGAACAAAGGAGGCATGTTGTGATAATTGGAATCATCTCAGATACGCATGACGATATGTATGCAATAAAAAAGGCAGTGGAGATATTCAACGATAAAAATGTATCTTATGTGATACATGCAGGGGACGTTGTCTCGCCATTTACATTCGAAATATTCAGCAGTCTGAAATCTAAATTTACAGGTATATTTGGCAATAATGACGGAGACAGGCTTCTCCTCAGGCAGAAGTCAGAAGGAAACTTACACACCCAGCCCCTTATTATGACATTCCATGAAAAGAAGATAGTTGTAATTCATGAGCCAGATATAGTCGATGCCTTAGCCCGTAGCGGAGATTTCGACCTGATAATCTATGGGCATACACATGAGCCAGAGGTCAGAAAAGTTAAGAACAGATTAGTTATAAATCCCGGTAAGGCTGCAAGGCTTCATAAGGGTAGAGCAACCCTCGCTTTATTAAACATAGAGAGGATGGATACGGAAATTATTGAACTTTAATAGTTCGACAAGCTCACCAACAGAATGGGGGTAATTACGGTATAACTTTATTCAATTGATACTCAACAATCCCTGATGCCCCTGCCATCTTGAGTTTGGGGATAATGTCACGCACAGTCCTCTCATCAATTATTACCTCAAGGGCATACCAGCCTTTATCTGAAAGGGGTGAGATTGTTGGAGAGTGAATAGCAGAAAGAAGGCTCATCACTCTTTTTAATG
The genomic region above belongs to Nitrospirota bacterium and contains:
- a CDS encoding GYD domain-containing protein gives rise to the protein MATYIVLSTLTDEGRKTIKNRPQRILEVNKELEKMGVKVREQFAVLGPYDFVNIVDAPDNETVMRMSVELGARGSVQLLTLAAMPVEEFIKKLK
- a CDS encoding metallophosphoesterase, producing MIGIISDTHDDMYAIKKAVEIFNDKNVSYVIHAGDVVSPFTFEIFSSLKSKFTGIFGNNDGDRLLLRQKSEGNLHTQPLIMTFHEKKIVVIHEPDIVDALARSGDFDLIIYGHTHEPEVRKVKNRLVINPGKAARLHKGRATLALLNIERMDTEIIEL
- a CDS encoding histidinol-phosphate transaminase — its product is MDIKKFVKPNIRSLSAYKANEILCKVKLDANESPYGLMPALRKQFLHELTRIEPNRYPDPEARELKAILAKLSGVSRGNILVGNGSDELLYYLIITFGGPVLYPVPTFSMYSIIAHALGERKIEIPLCKDFDIDLEKILSAIKAQRPKLIFLSSPNNPTGNCFSSEKILKIVRESPCLVVVDEAYLPFSSSAGFLLRLKKYKNLIILKTLSKIGLAGLRVGYLIADKEIISEVNKVRLPFNLNSLSQGTAIAALQHKDVIDRQIAMIKKQREILYNNLKTIPGVKPFPSEANFILFKVDNADRVYKKLLHRGILIRNMNGALENCLRVTVGTPEENKLFLKAMKEVMNENSKG